The proteins below are encoded in one region of Roseovarius bejariae:
- a CDS encoding fatty acid desaturase codes for MTANEIKTHTRNFARKSDALGAFSLLGTFATYMAALWTGATYVTNPLIAIPMVVVLAFASVRLYVLQHDCGHYSLFATRRLNDWAGHLLSLPSLTPYRVMQYNHNLHHAYLGNLDHRETTEVYTMTLAEWQAAPWRRRLWYRLYRNPVLMLGLGGVYAYFIAYRWPVNTRKVGVLGVVLHNIAVLGYVATIWWAFGSAGLAIWAASAVLAGAIGVFLVYLQHNFEDTYWDRKPDLDFHKATLDGSSSLDLGWLWDLGTGNIAYHDLHHFNPGVPSYRLRACQKALPMHLRPHEPIRWPEALRAFRLKLWDEEAERLVPFPKSREDQHTVPAE; via the coding sequence ATGACCGCCAATGAAATCAAAACCCATACCCGCAATTTCGCCCGCAAAAGCGATGCCTTGGGGGCATTCTCGCTGTTGGGCACGTTCGCCACATACATGGCCGCGCTCTGGACCGGGGCGACCTACGTCACCAACCCGCTGATCGCGATCCCGATGGTCGTGGTCCTCGCCTTCGCCTCGGTGCGGCTATACGTTTTGCAACATGACTGCGGGCATTATTCCCTGTTCGCCACGCGCCGCTTGAACGATTGGGCCGGACACCTTCTGTCGCTGCCCTCGCTCACGCCCTACCGGGTGATGCAGTACAATCATAACCTGCACCACGCCTACCTTGGAAATCTCGACCACCGCGAGACGACCGAGGTCTATACAATGACCCTTGCGGAATGGCAGGCCGCGCCTTGGCGGCGGCGGCTTTGGTACAGGCTCTATCGCAACCCTGTCCTGATGCTGGGGCTGGGCGGGGTTTACGCCTATTTCATCGCCTACCGCTGGCCGGTGAATACCCGCAAGGTGGGCGTCTTAGGGGTGGTGCTGCATAACATCGCGGTTTTGGGCTATGTCGCAACGATCTGGTGGGCGTTTGGCTCGGCAGGGCTGGCCATCTGGGCCGCAAGCGCGGTTCTGGCAGGTGCCATCGGGGTCTTTCTCGTCTACCTGCAACATAATTTCGAGGACACCTACTGGGACCGCAAACCCGATCTGGATTTCCACAAGGCCACGTTGGACGGGTCAAGCTCCCTCGACCTGGGCTGGCTGTGGGACCTTGGCACCGGCAATATCGCCTATCACGACCTGCACCACTTCAACCCCGGCGTCCCATCATACCGCTTGCGGGCCTGCCAAAAGGCGCTACCCATGCACCTGCGCCCGCATGAGCCCATTCGCTGGCCCGAGGCGTTGCGCGCGTTCCGCCTGAAGCTTTGGGATGAGGAGGCGGAGCGCTTGGTGCCTTTCCCGAAGAGCCGCGAGGACCAGCACACCGTACCGGCGGAATGA
- the der gene encoding ribosome biogenesis GTPase Der has translation MSFTLAIVGRPNVGKSTLFNRLVGKRLALVDDQPGVTRDLREGEARLGDLRFTVIDTAGLEEATDESLQGRMRRLTERAVDMADVCLFLIDARAGVTPSDEVFADILRRRADHVILACNKAEGSAADAGVYESYGLGLGEPVRLSAEHGEGLNELYTLLAPVAETFEARAAADAPEVEVDVNEDGEVDADAPRKPTVDKPLQVAVVGRPNAGKSTLINKILGEDRLLTGPEAGITRDSISLTLDWDGMPTRIFDTAGMRKRAKVQDKVEKLSVADGLRAVKFAEVVVVLLDAAIPFEQQDLRIADLAEREGRAVVLAVNKWDVETEKQQKLRDLREAFERLLPQLRGAPLVTVSAKTGRGLDRLRAAVEKAHDVWNTRISTAQLNRWLTGMVEAHPPPAPGGRRIKLRYMTQAKTRPPGFVVMCSHPDKLPESYSRYLVNGLREDFDMPGTPIRLHMRSQSSKNPYKNKKKSTPSRLRKHIHGRGGAQG, from the coding sequence ATGAGTTTCACCCTTGCCATCGTGGGCCGCCCGAACGTGGGCAAATCCACGTTGTTCAACCGCCTTGTCGGCAAACGTCTGGCCTTGGTCGATGACCAGCCCGGGGTCACGCGCGACCTGCGCGAAGGTGAGGCGCGCTTGGGTGACCTGCGGTTCACCGTCATTGACACCGCCGGCCTTGAAGAAGCGACAGACGAGTCGCTTCAGGGCCGGATGCGGCGGCTGACCGAACGCGCGGTGGATATGGCCGATGTTTGCCTCTTCCTGATCGACGCCCGCGCCGGGGTGACCCCCAGTGACGAGGTCTTCGCCGATATCCTGCGCCGTCGCGCCGATCACGTGATCCTTGCCTGCAACAAGGCCGAAGGCAGCGCCGCCGATGCCGGTGTCTACGAATCCTATGGCCTTGGCCTTGGCGAGCCGGTGCGCCTGAGCGCCGAACACGGCGAGGGCCTCAACGAGCTTTACACGCTTCTCGCGCCGGTGGCCGAAACCTTCGAGGCCCGTGCCGCCGCCGATGCCCCCGAGGTCGAAGTGGATGTGAACGAGGACGGCGAGGTTGACGCCGACGCGCCCCGCAAACCCACTGTCGACAAACCCTTGCAAGTGGCCGTGGTGGGGCGTCCCAACGCGGGGAAATCCACCCTGATCAACAAGATTCTGGGCGAAGATCGCCTGCTGACAGGCCCCGAGGCCGGGATCACCCGTGACTCCATCTCGCTGACGCTGGATTGGGACGGGATGCCGACCCGGATCTTCGACACCGCCGGGATGCGCAAACGCGCCAAGGTGCAGGACAAGGTTGAAAAATTGTCCGTCGCCGACGGCTTGCGGGCCGTGAAGTTCGCCGAGGTGGTGGTGGTCCTGCTCGACGCCGCCATCCCGTTTGAGCAACAAGACCTGCGCATCGCCGACCTTGCCGAGCGCGAGGGCCGCGCCGTGGTGCTGGCCGTCAACAAGTGGGACGTGGAAACCGAGAAACAGCAAAAGCTGCGCGACTTGCGCGAAGCCTTCGAGCGCCTGCTTCCGCAACTGCGTGGCGCGCCCTTGGTCACGGTGTCGGCCAAGACGGGCCGGGGGCTGGACCGCCTGCGCGCGGCGGTGGAAAAAGCGCATGATGTCTGGAACACCCGGATTTCCACCGCGCAACTGAACCGCTGGCTTACCGGTATGGTCGAGGCGCACCCGCCCCCCGCACCGGGCGGGCGGCGGATCAAGCTGCGCTATATGACACAGGCCAAGACGCGCCCGCCTGGGTTCGTTGTGATGTGTTCGCACCCCGACAAGCTGCCCGAAAGCTATTCACGCTACCTGGTCAACGGGTTGCGGGAAGATTTCGACATGCCGGGCACGCCGATCCGGCTGCACATGCGCTCGCAATCGTCCAAGAACCCCTACAAGAACAAGAAGAAATCAACGCCTTCCCGTTTGCGAAAGCATATCCACGGGCGCGGTGGGGCGCAGGGTTAA
- a CDS encoding efflux RND transporter periplasmic adaptor subunit produces MRLFPILAALVVIGMIYAFVFERERITAVLGGDEAPQADVGQEATPEAAPEFETVGVVAIRSEAREIDSAVVLRGQTEAFRQVDLRAETSGQVISEPLRKGTMVNEGDTLCRIDPGTRDATLAEAQARLAEAQARVPEARARLTEAQSRLEEAQINDRAAQALSQDGFASETRVAATKAAVSSAQAAVETARSGLATTRSSIQSAEAAVAAAEKEIERLTITAPFAGLLETDTAELGSLLQPGGLCATVIQLDPVMLVGYVPETEVSRVETGALAVADLASGGRVEGEVTFLSRKADPTTRTFRVDIRVPNPDLTLRDGQTAEITIAADGTKAHLLPQSALTLNDEGTLGVRLVTNENEAGFAAVSLLRDTPNGVWLSGLPDTANVITIGQEYVTDGVKVDPTYQELGQ; encoded by the coding sequence ATGCGACTTTTTCCTATTCTGGCCGCGCTCGTGGTGATTGGCATGATTTATGCCTTCGTTTTCGAGCGCGAGCGGATCACCGCCGTGCTTGGCGGCGACGAAGCGCCACAGGCAGATGTCGGGCAAGAGGCCACCCCCGAGGCCGCGCCCGAATTCGAAACCGTGGGCGTGGTCGCGATCCGATCGGAAGCACGCGAAATTGACAGTGCAGTGGTTCTGCGCGGCCAGACCGAGGCCTTCCGGCAGGTGGATCTGCGCGCTGAAACCTCAGGTCAGGTGATTTCCGAACCGCTGCGCAAGGGCACCATGGTCAACGAAGGCGATACGCTGTGTCGGATTGACCCGGGCACCCGGGATGCCACGCTGGCCGAGGCGCAAGCACGCCTTGCAGAAGCGCAGGCGCGTGTCCCCGAGGCCCGAGCGCGCCTGACCGAGGCGCAGTCGCGTCTGGAAGAAGCACAGATCAACGACCGCGCCGCGCAGGCGCTTTCGCAGGATGGCTTTGCCTCGGAAACCCGTGTCGCCGCGACCAAGGCCGCGGTAAGTTCAGCACAAGCAGCGGTGGAAACCGCGCGCTCGGGCCTTGCGACCACGCGGAGTTCCATCCAATCCGCCGAGGCCGCCGTTGCGGCAGCGGAAAAAGAGATTGAGCGGCTGACCATCACTGCGCCATTCGCGGGGCTTCTGGAAACAGACACCGCCGAACTTGGCAGCCTTTTGCAACCCGGCGGGCTTTGCGCCACGGTAATCCAACTCGATCCCGTGATGCTGGTGGGGTATGTCCCTGAAACCGAGGTTTCGCGGGTAGAAACCGGTGCCTTGGCGGTGGCCGATCTGGCTTCGGGCGGGCGTGTGGAGGGCGAAGTCACCTTCCTGTCGCGCAAGGCCGATCCGACAACCCGTACCTTCCGGGTGGATATCCGGGTGCCCAATCCCGATTTGACCCTGCGCGACGGCCAGACCGCCGAGATCACCATCGCCGCCGATGGCACCAAAGCGCACCTGTTGCCGCAATCGGCGCTGACCCTGAATGATGAGGGGACGTTGGGCGTGCGGTTGGTGACAAACGAGAACGAAGCCGGGTTCGCCGCCGTTTCCCTGCTGCGCGACACACCCAACGGTGTGTGGCTCTCTGGCCTGCCTGATACGGCGAATGTCATCACCATCGGTCAGGAATACGTGACCGATGGGGTCAAGGTTGACCCGACATATCAGGAGTTGGGCCAATGA
- a CDS encoding efflux RND transporter permease subunit encodes MTGIVDWAAARARMVVAFIVLSILAGSLAYVSLPKEGEPDIEIPALFVSVQFPGISAEDSEKLLVKVMETELSDLDGLKEMTGTAAENYAGVALEFEFGWDKTKIMADVRDAMNAAEAKFPEGAEKYTINEINFSEFPIIIVNLTGDVPERTMARLAKDLQDDLEGLEPILEAGIAGNRDEMVEVVIDPLRLEAYNVTAGELINVVQNNNQLIAAGEVETESGAFSVKIPSSFDETRDIYDLPVKTNGDRVVTLGDLARINLTFEDRKGTARFNDENTVALQVVKRKGFNIIETADLVRETVAKAEANWPDKLRAAVDVGTSNDQSRTVESMVKQLEGSVLTAIALVMIVTLAALGIRPALLVGFAIPTSFLLCFALLAVMGVAVSNIVMFGLILAVGMLVDGAIVVVEYADKRISEGEGPMHAYVEAAKRMFWPVVSSTATTLCAFLPMLFWPGVPGEFMGMLPVTLIFVLSASLLVALVYLPVMGGVTGRTERWFNTRISQIGDGYWLWHILLFPVAAGAVFVAGAVLPLLLGDVSAQFADMDAGRIVTSVIPTLATVFMILLGVVTLAAMAIAGVVALLLGVMAIFRRFRNAIAWAKSKLFPNRAGRVKAGYRRSPFGWVIHAIAANPVMPLVAFAMIFVLVGSVLIYYVNNNNGTEFFVESEPEQAIVYVRGRGNLSIDQKDELVEQVERIVLQHPGVETAFAFAGEGGLNNNTGGAQPPLDTIGQVQLETIPWEDRPTETEAWFTIPVIDYTVRRAVSAEAYDGDTIIDELTAQLEQIPGIKIEILAQARGPASAKPVHLRLKGDNWDELKEATSLAREQFEGMRGLTLVEDTLPLPGIDWQINVDVEKAGRYGADVATVGAMVQLVTRGILLDTMRVPSSDEEIDIRVRLPEKDRVLSTLDTLKVRTGDGLVPLSNFITREPVQKLAQIDRVDQTRYFDVKAGVKEGLTKTVPGEGDDSIDVPITANERIEVLTEWLDSGVLPASVSYEWTGDQEDQEESGAFLQKAFAGALGLMFIILLAQFNSVYNAVLVLLAVVLSTTGVLIGMLVMNQPFSIIMTGTGIVALAGIVVNNNIVLIDTYQEYSRYMPRIDAITRTAEARIRPVLLTTITTMAGLAPMMFGLSLDFINGGYSFNSPTALWWKQLATAVVFGLGIATVLTLVFTPSMLALRVWATTYVQWGARGLAMLSLGRSSRAAQDWALNRAAGHTPAPEILWSEHGDWSAYEDEQGGAPDAQAIKSVVADRDKSRMEKDENGRPLRAAE; translated from the coding sequence ATGACCGGCATCGTCGACTGGGCCGCCGCCCGGGCGCGGATGGTCGTTGCGTTTATCGTGCTGTCCATTCTGGCGGGCAGTCTTGCCTATGTCAGCCTGCCGAAGGAAGGCGAACCGGATATCGAGATTCCGGCGCTTTTCGTCTCGGTGCAGTTTCCCGGCATTTCCGCCGAGGATAGCGAGAAACTGCTGGTCAAGGTGATGGAGACCGAGCTTTCCGATCTCGATGGGTTGAAGGAAATGACCGGCACTGCGGCGGAAAACTATGCCGGTGTGGCCCTTGAATTCGAATTCGGCTGGGACAAGACCAAGATCATGGCCGATGTCCGCGATGCGATGAACGCGGCCGAGGCCAAGTTTCCCGAGGGCGCGGAAAAATATACCATCAACGAGATCAATTTTTCCGAGTTCCCGATCATCATCGTGAACCTGACCGGCGATGTCCCCGAACGTACCATGGCGCGGCTGGCCAAGGATTTGCAGGACGATCTGGAAGGGCTGGAGCCGATCCTGGAGGCCGGGATCGCGGGCAATCGCGACGAGATGGTCGAGGTGGTGATCGACCCGCTGCGCCTTGAGGCCTACAACGTCACGGCGGGCGAATTGATCAATGTGGTCCAGAACAACAACCAACTGATCGCCGCCGGTGAAGTCGAGACCGAAAGCGGGGCGTTTTCCGTCAAGATCCCGTCATCCTTCGACGAGACCCGCGACATCTATGACCTGCCGGTGAAAACCAATGGTGACCGGGTGGTCACACTGGGCGATCTGGCGCGGATCAACCTGACCTTCGAAGACCGCAAGGGCACCGCGCGGTTCAACGACGAGAACACCGTTGCCTTGCAGGTGGTCAAACGCAAAGGGTTCAACATCATCGAGACCGCCGATTTGGTGCGCGAGACCGTGGCCAAGGCCGAGGCGAACTGGCCCGACAAACTGCGCGCGGCAGTCGACGTCGGCACCTCGAACGACCAATCGCGCACCGTGGAATCCATGGTGAAACAGCTTGAAGGCTCTGTCCTGACGGCTATCGCGCTGGTGATGATCGTGACGCTGGCCGCGCTAGGCATCCGACCGGCCCTTCTGGTGGGCTTTGCCATCCCCACGTCCTTCCTGTTGTGTTTTGCGCTTTTGGCGGTGATGGGTGTCGCGGTCTCGAACATCGTGATGTTCGGCCTGATCCTTGCCGTCGGGATGCTGGTGGATGGGGCCATCGTGGTGGTGGAATACGCGGACAAGCGGATTTCCGAGGGTGAAGGCCCGATGCACGCCTATGTCGAAGCCGCCAAGCGGATGTTCTGGCCGGTGGTCAGTTCAACGGCCACCACGCTTTGCGCCTTCCTGCCGATGCTGTTCTGGCCGGGGGTGCCGGGTGAGTTCATGGGGATGTTGCCCGTGACGCTGATCTTCGTTCTCAGTGCCTCGCTTCTGGTGGCATTGGTCTACTTGCCGGTGATGGGCGGGGTCACGGGGCGTACGGAACGCTGGTTCAACACGCGTATTTCGCAGATCGGTGATGGGTATTGGCTGTGGCATATACTGCTTTTCCCGGTGGCGGCGGGGGCTGTCTTTGTCGCTGGAGCGGTGCTCCCACTGCTATTGGGCGATGTCTCGGCCCAGTTCGCCGACATGGACGCGGGCCGCATCGTGACATCGGTCATCCCCACATTGGCCACGGTTTTCATGATCCTGCTGGGCGTCGTGACGCTGGCCGCCATGGCGATCGCCGGGGTGGTGGCGCTGCTTCTGGGCGTGATGGCGATTTTCCGGCGATTCCGGAACGCCATAGCATGGGCCAAATCCAAACTTTTCCCAAACCGGGCGGGCCGGGTGAAAGCGGGCTATCGCCGGTCCCCCTTTGGCTGGGTCATACATGCGATTGCCGCCAACCCGGTCATGCCGCTGGTGGCCTTCGCGATGATCTTTGTTCTCGTCGGGTCGGTCCTGATCTACTATGTGAACAACAACAACGGCACCGAGTTCTTTGTTGAATCCGAACCCGAGCAGGCCATCGTTTATGTCCGTGGGCGCGGCAACCTGTCGATTGATCAGAAAGATGAACTGGTCGAACAGGTGGAGCGTATCGTCCTGCAACACCCCGGTGTTGAAACGGCCTTTGCCTTTGCGGGTGAAGGCGGGCTGAACAACAATACCGGCGGCGCGCAGCCCCCCTTGGATACCATCGGTCAGGTGCAACTTGAAACCATCCCGTGGGAAGACCGCCCGACCGAAACCGAGGCCTGGTTCACCATTCCGGTCATCGACTATACCGTGCGGCGCGCGGTGAGTGCCGAAGCCTATGACGGTGACACGATCATCGACGAGTTGACCGCGCAACTGGAGCAAATCCCCGGCATCAAGATCGAGATCCTCGCACAGGCCCGCGGCCCGGCCTCGGCCAAGCCGGTGCATTTGCGTCTGAAAGGCGACAATTGGGACGAGTTGAAAGAGGCCACAAGCCTCGCGCGGGAGCAGTTCGAAGGCATGCGTGGCCTGACGTTGGTGGAAGATACCCTGCCCCTGCCCGGGATCGACTGGCAGATCAATGTCGATGTGGAAAAGGCGGGCCGCTATGGTGCGGATGTCGCCACCGTAGGGGCCATGGTGCAACTTGTGACGCGGGGGATCCTGCTTGATACGATGCGGGTGCCATCGTCGGATGAAGAGATCGACATCCGCGTGCGCCTGCCCGAGAAAGACCGCGTTCTCAGTACGCTGGACACCCTCAAGGTGCGCACGGGGGATGGGCTTGTGCCGCTGTCCAACTTCATCACCCGCGAGCCGGTGCAGAAACTTGCCCAGATCGACCGGGTGGACCAGACCCGATATTTCGATGTGAAGGCGGGTGTGAAAGAGGGGCTGACCAAAACCGTTCCCGGAGAAGGTGACGACAGCATCGATGTGCCGATCACCGCCAACGAACGCATCGAGGTCTTGACGGAATGGTTGGACAGTGGGGTTCTGCCCGCCAGTGTCTCCTATGAATGGACCGGCGATCAGGAAGATCAGGAGGAATCCGGCGCCTTCCTGCAAAAGGCATTCGCCGGGGCCTTGGGGCTGATGTTCATTATCCTTCTGGCGCAGTTCAACAGCGTTTATAATGCAGTTCTGGTTCTGCTGGCAGTTGTGCTTTCGACCACCGGGGTCCTGATCGGGATGCTGGTGATGAACCAGCCGTTTTCGATCATCATGACCGGCACCGGGATTGTCGCGCTTGCCGGGATCGTGGTGAACAACAACATCGTGCTGATCGACACCTACCAGGAATACAGCCGCTACATGCCGCGGATCGATGCGATCACCCGCACCGCCGAGGCGCGCATTCGCCCCGTGTTGCTGACCACGATCACCACCATGGCGGGCCTTGCGCCAATGATGTTCGGCCTGAGCCTTGATTTCATCAACGGCGGCTATTCCTTCAACTCGCCCACTGCCCTGTGGTGGAAACAACTGGCCACGGCGGTGGTTTTCGGCCTTGGTATCGCGACGGTTCTGACACTGGTTTTCACACCCTCAATGCTGGCGCTGCGGGTCTGGGCAACGACCTATGTACAATGGGGCGCGCGGGGTCTGGCTATGCTCTCGCTCGGGCGCAGTAGCCGCGCCGCGCAGGACTGGGCGCTCAACCGTGCCGCAGGCCATACCCCGGCCCCCGAAATCCTGTGGAGCGAGCATGGCGATTGGAGCGCGTATGAGGACGAGCAAGGCGGCGCGCCGGATGCCCAAGCCATCAAGAGCGTGGTCGCTGATCGCGACAAATCAAGGATGGAAAAAGACGAAAACGGCCGCCCTCTACGCGCGGCCGAATAA
- the xrtE gene encoding exosortase E/protease, VPEID-CTERM system, with amino-acid sequence MTQVESFKMPQRAVWIWMLFAAELVAIVVAFQVLASVECRLTSLEVACRGLRGTVVRTMCFGCMVGIYLWARSPARRDFAAMAASQEAGTPWMILHAVGLGVAFLPLLLVPQAEMNTMFGLIFPVLVAGGAMAAVGGLFWLARPGDWRAWLRPRWRELLGLSVVALVLPDVADLVAPLWYWQVLTEITFFGVAVLLTLLSGMPVVNPEAQIIGTNGFLVAVADSCSGIEGFALITAFLGLYAMLFRDTLRMGRFWLVVWPVSIFLSWLLNVVRITVLILIGAHASPELAVNGFHSFAGWLFFTALAIGVLIAVSKLRWLHKEAAAWGATPLSHDGMAARILPFVVFMLSGIVVNAFWQAPELGYPLQVLGMAGALWYVRRPLRAYFARPSWLALLAGLAIGVGWVLMAPAPETPASALTALTPAVFAAWAAVRILGTVVFVPLIEELFFRGYLQTRIDDGTWPRRILAIALSAAAFALLHGRWIEAGVAGVIFSALYIRKGRLADAITAHAVANALIAVLAAWRGDWTLI; translated from the coding sequence ATGACACAAGTGGAGTCCTTCAAGATGCCGCAACGGGCGGTCTGGATCTGGATGCTATTCGCGGCGGAGCTGGTGGCGATCGTGGTTGCCTTTCAGGTTCTGGCCTCGGTCGAGTGCCGATTGACCAGCCTTGAGGTGGCCTGCCGCGGTTTGCGCGGTACCGTGGTGCGGACCATGTGCTTTGGCTGTATGGTGGGCATTTACCTTTGGGCACGATCTCCGGCCCGGCGTGACTTTGCGGCCATGGCCGCTTCGCAAGAGGCGGGCACGCCATGGATGATCCTGCACGCGGTTGGCCTCGGGGTGGCCTTCCTGCCGCTGCTTCTGGTGCCCCAGGCCGAGATGAACACGATGTTTGGCCTGATCTTCCCTGTGCTGGTGGCCGGTGGTGCCATGGCCGCAGTGGGAGGGCTTTTCTGGCTGGCGCGGCCCGGTGATTGGCGGGCATGGCTGCGACCGCGCTGGCGCGAGCTTCTGGGGCTGAGCGTGGTGGCTCTTGTACTGCCGGATGTCGCCGATTTGGTGGCGCCGCTGTGGTATTGGCAGGTGCTGACCGAGATCACCTTTTTTGGTGTGGCGGTCCTTCTGACGCTTCTGTCCGGTATGCCAGTGGTGAATCCCGAGGCCCAGATCATCGGCACCAACGGTTTTCTTGTAGCGGTGGCTGACAGCTGTTCGGGGATCGAGGGGTTTGCCCTGATTACGGCCTTTCTGGGGCTCTACGCCATGCTCTTTCGCGATACCCTGCGAATGGGGCGGTTCTGGCTGGTGGTCTGGCCGGTATCGATTTTCCTGAGTTGGCTTCTCAACGTGGTGCGGATTACCGTGTTGATCCTCATCGGCGCCCATGCCTCGCCCGAATTGGCCGTGAACGGCTTTCACAGTTTTGCAGGCTGGCTGTTTTTCACGGCTCTGGCCATCGGGGTCCTGATCGCGGTGAGCAAGCTTCGCTGGCTTCATAAAGAAGCGGCAGCCTGGGGTGCCACGCCCCTGTCACATGACGGTATGGCGGCCCGCATCCTGCCTTTCGTGGTTTTCATGCTGTCGGGGATCGTGGTGAATGCCTTCTGGCAGGCGCCCGAACTGGGCTATCCCTTGCAGGTTCTGGGCATGGCGGGGGCGCTTTGGTATGTACGCCGCCCTCTGAGAGCTTATTTCGCGCGGCCCTCTTGGTTGGCTCTGCTGGCGGGGCTTGCGATTGGGGTCGGGTGGGTCCTGATGGCCCCTGCGCCCGAAACGCCCGCGTCGGCGCTTACCGCACTCACGCCGGCGGTTTTCGCGGCTTGGGCGGCGGTACGCATCCTTGGCACGGTGGTTTTCGTGCCGCTGATCGAAGAGTTGTTTTTCCGCGGCTACCTGCAAACCCGGATCGACGATGGCACTTGGCCGCGCCGTATTCTGGCGATCGCCTTGTCTGCCGCGGCCTTTGCCCTGTTGCATGGCCGCTGGATCGAGGCCGGGGTTGCCGGGGTCATCTTTTCAGCGCTCTATATAAGGAAAGGGCGGCTGGCTGATGCCATAACCGCCCATGCCGTGGCCAATGCCCTGATCGCCGTTCTTGCCGCTTGGCGAGGCGATTGGACCTTGATCTGA
- a CDS encoding VPEID-CTERM sorting domain-containing protein, producing the protein MKFLKTSTLAALAYASTTVMASAQSYSWWDSWYNWGSGSSGSSTDTSTASAVPEIDASTGLLALAAVLATLALAWELKRRRAQ; encoded by the coding sequence ATGAAATTTCTTAAAACATCCACGCTTGCCGCTCTTGCCTATGCAAGCACCACTGTAATGGCATCGGCCCAAAGCTATAGCTGGTGGGATTCGTGGTACAATTGGGGGTCGGGTTCTTCGGGCTCGTCGACAGACACCTCGACCGCGTCGGCGGTTCCGGAAATCGATGCCTCGACCGGCCTTCTGGCATTGGCGGCTGTTCTGGCCACTCTGGCCTTGGCGTGGGAACTCAAGCGCCGCCGCGCGCAGTAA
- a CDS encoding PQQ-binding-like beta-propeller repeat protein, with translation MFLGLAAVVSLAACDKREAILQGERENIRSVLTDEVAAATDAVPENRALPLSLPATRANADWPQAIATPATRTAHPALGANPQRIWSVNIGSGDGRRTRITADPVVAGGRVFTLDSQAQVTAVSTAGEVLWTTDLTPANDRSSDASGGGLAYGDGKIFVTSGFGMLTALDPATGAQIWQQDLDATSTGAPTVRDGLVYLVAGDEIAWAVNADTGRIEWRLGATPDINNVLGGPAPAVTDKYAVFAFGAGELQGAFRKGGLRLWDAQVAGTRDGYSSALVDDITGAPVVDGETIYVGNHSGRTVALNIANGERLWTANEGPLDRVWPAGDSIFMVSDRNQLLRLSAEDGSRIWAQNLPFFTKKRPRRQTQIFAHHGPVIAGGQLIVASSDEKLRFFDPVNGALRRAVDLPGGATSNPVVAGRTLYVVSKKGQLHAFR, from the coding sequence ATCTTTCTGGGACTTGCCGCAGTTGTGTCGCTCGCGGCGTGTGACAAACGCGAAGCCATCCTTCAGGGTGAGCGCGAGAATATCCGCTCGGTCCTCACCGATGAGGTGGCCGCGGCCACCGACGCGGTGCCGGAAAACCGTGCCCTGCCGTTGTCATTGCCCGCGACTCGCGCGAATGCCGACTGGCCACAGGCCATCGCGACCCCCGCCACCCGCACCGCGCATCCCGCGCTGGGGGCCAATCCGCAACGTATCTGGTCGGTCAACATTGGCTCCGGCGATGGTCGCCGCACCCGTATCACCGCTGATCCGGTGGTGGCCGGAGGCCGTGTCTTCACCCTCGATTCGCAGGCGCAGGTCACCGCGGTCAGCACCGCGGGCGAGGTCCTTTGGACAACCGACCTGACCCCGGCAAATGACAGGTCTTCGGATGCGTCGGGCGGCGGGCTCGCCTATGGCGACGGTAAGATCTTCGTCACTTCGGGCTTCGGTATGCTGACCGCGCTTGACCCCGCCACGGGGGCGCAAATCTGGCAACAGGACCTTGATGCCACCTCCACCGGCGCCCCGACCGTCCGCGATGGTCTTGTCTACCTCGTCGCGGGGGATGAAATCGCCTGGGCGGTGAATGCCGACACGGGCCGCATCGAATGGCGCCTAGGTGCCACGCCTGACATCAACAACGTGTTGGGCGGTCCGGCCCCGGCCGTGACCGACAAATATGCCGTCTTCGCATTTGGCGCGGGTGAATTGCAGGGCGCCTTCCGCAAGGGCGGTTTGCGCCTGTGGGATGCACAGGTCGCCGGCACGCGCGATGGATACTCCAGTGCTCTGGTCGACGACATCACCGGCGCGCCGGTGGTCGATGGGGAAACCATCTATGTCGGCAATCACTCGGGCCGCACCGTTGCCCTCAACATTGCCAATGGCGAACGCCTCTGGACCGCCAACGAAGGCCCGCTCGATCGCGTCTGGCCTGCGGGCGACTCGATCTTCATGGTCTCGGACCGCAATCAGCTTCTGCGCCTCTCCGCCGAAGACGGAAGCCGCATCTGGGCGCAAAACCTGCCGTTCTTCACCAAGAAGCGGCCGCGCCGTCAGACACAGATATTTGCCCACCACGGGCCGGTGATCGCGGGGGGCCAATTGATCGTGGCCTCCTCGGACGAAAAGCTGCGCTTTTTCGACCCGGTGAACGGTGCGCTGCGCCGCGCGGTGGACCTGCCCGGTGGGGCCACCTCGAACCCGGTGGTCGCGGGGCGCACGCTTTATGTCGTGTCGAAGAAGGGGCAATTGCACGCTTTCCGTTGA